The Stigmatella ashevillena genomic sequence CAGCCCCTGGGCCCTGTGGATTTGCGCGCGAGCGCGAAGGACGGCCACTACACCCTCTCGCGCCTGCGGGTGCTGGTGCCGGGCGCCTCGCTGGACGCGCGCGGCCAGGGCACCGCCGAGAACATTCAATTGAAGGGCAGCCTGAGCGCCTCGGACCTCGCCGTGCTGGGACAGACGGTGGGCAAGCTGGGCCCGGGCCCCGCGCTGCCGCTGGCCGGCAGCGGCGTGCTGGACTTCCAGGTGAAGGGGCCCCTGCGAACCCCCGGCGTGTCCGCCTCGGGAACCTTCTCCTCGCTGGCCTATGCGGACACGGTCCTGAAGGATCTCAACCTGAAGGCCTCGCTGCCGGATGCGACGAAGCCCCTGTCCGTGGATGCCTCGGTGGTGGTGGGTGAGATGAGCGCGGGGGGGCGGACCTTCCAGAACCTCGCCGCCACCGTCGTCACCCAGGATCGCGCCCTGCAAGCCAACGTGAGCACCCAGGGACAGGTGGAGCTGAGCCTCACGCTGACCGGCACCGTGGACGAAAACCAGGAGGGCCTGGCGGTGAGCGCGATGACGCTGGCCTATCCAGAGGCCACCTGGCGGCTCCAGCGCCCCACCCATGTGGGCTTCGGTGGTGGCCGCATCGAAGTGAAGCCCACCCTCACCCTGGCCGCGGAGAATCAGCGGCTGGCCGTCCAACTGGTCAAGGTGGGCGAGCGCGTGGATGCGCAGGTCGACGTGGGCGAGCTCGACCTGTCCAAGCTGCCCAAGGCGTTCGTCCCCGAGTCGCTCGGCCTGGGCGGCATGCTCTCCGCGCAGGTGAGCGCCAAGGGCGCCCTGTCCCGCCCGGATGCCACGTTCTCCCTGTCGTTGGCCGACGGGCGCTTCCAGCAGTACACCGGGCTGGGCCTGGAGCTGAAGGGCACCTACGTGAAGGACACGGCCCAGGGCACTCTGAGCGCCCAGGTGCCCGCCGCCCAGCTCTCCGCGAACTTCAAGGTGCCCGTGCAGGCGGTGCTCAAGCGCCGCAAGGACGAGCTCAACCTGCGGGTGGAGCTGTCGCGCTTGGATGTGGCCGAGGTGATGAAGCTCCTCAACCGGCCCGAGCCCTTGAAGGGGCAGCTCTCCGGCCTGCTGGAGGTGACGGGCCCCGCGAGGGATCCACGGCTCGCCTTCACCCTGCGAGGCCAGGGGCTGGAAGCCAACGAGATGCTCCCCGGCCGCCGGCCGCTGGATCCGCTGGGCTTCGAGCTTCGCGCGTCCTCCGACGCTTCGGACGGCACGCTGGATGTGCGCCTGGACATGAGCGGCCTGGGCAAGGAGGCCTACGTCACGCTCGCGACGCCCTTCACGCTGGGGCAGCTCATCGCCAAGCCGCCCACCGCGGACGAGGTGATGCGCACGGTGGTAGGCCTGGAGGCCCAGCTCAACGAGGTGCCCGTGCGGCTGCTGGCCCGCGTGGCCGGGTTCCGGGGCCGGGGCACCGACGGCACGCTGTCGCTGAAGCTCGCCCTGAACGGCTCGGTGCTCGTGCCCCAGGGCAAGCTGGAGCTCATCACCCAGGGGGCCACGTTCAGCGGAATCCCCCCGCTGGATGCGCATCTCACGGTGTTGGGCGAGGGCAAGGACACCCGGCTGGAGCTGACGGCGAAGCAACTCCAGGGCAGCGAGTTGCGGCCCCTCATGGACCTGAGCGCCATCGTCTCCGCGCCCCTCGGGGCGCTTCAGGACCCGGACGTCATTGGCTGGGTGCCGTTCCAGCTCAAGGGCCGCGTCCATCCCACGCCCTTGAGCCATCTCCCGGGCTTGGCCAAGGCCGATTCTTCCCAGAAGAATGCCGATGGCACTCCGAAGGAGGAGAGCTACGAAGGCCTGCAAGGCATCCTCTCGCTGGAGCTGAACGCGGCGGGAACCCCCGCGGCGCCGAAGCTTGACCTGACGGTGGGCCTCCAGGAGCTCGGCGTGAACAAGCCCGGCGTGAACAAGCCCGACGAGAAAAAGCTCCCGCTCGGCCAGGCCCGTTTCCACTACGCCTACGCGAATGCGCGCTCCCAGGTGGACGCCCTCATCACCGCGCCCGCAGGCGGCACCTTGCTCGTCGAGGCCAACGTGCCGCTGGACCTGTCCCTGAACGCGATGAAGCAGACGCTCGACGTGAGCACCGTGCCTTTGGACGTGACGCTCCGGGCGCGCGGCTTCGACCTGGCGTTCCTCTCGGGGGCGCACGACATGATCCGCACCCTGGGCGGGGTGCTCGAGGCCGATGCGAGCATCGCCGGCAAGGTGGGCGCGCCCACGCTGAAGGGCAATGTGAACTGGAAGAACGGCCAGCTCGGATTGGCGGGGTTCGGCTCGTACCGGGACATCGAGGTCGCCCTCGAAGTGAGCGAGGAGCAACTCCAACTCAAGGAGCTGTTCGCGCGGGCCGGCTCGGGTGAACTGAAGCTCACCGCCGATGCCAAGGCCACGCGGGGCGTGTTCGAACTCACTGGCAAGGCGCGCCTCAAGGACTTCCCCATCGTCTCCGATGACCAACTGCTCGCCATCGTCACCCTGGATTCGACGCTGGCAGGGAGGCTGTCGGCGCAGTCGGTCAACATCCAGAACCTCAGCATCACCAAGGCCGACATCGAGCTGCCCGAAATCAAGCGCAAGGACTTGCAGCCGCTGGAGAAGCCCGGCGACATCGTCCTGGTGCGCAACGGCCTGCTCGTGAACAAGCGCCGCAAGCCCGCAGCCGCGTCCACGCCTCCTGGCACCGGCGGCACTGGCAACGCGGGCACCGAGCAAGAGAACGTCCCGGAAGAAGAAGAGCCCACAGTGCAGCGCATCTACGAGGTGCACGTCCGCGCACCCAACAACAACCTCCGGGTGCACGGCACGGACTTGAACGTGACGGTCGGCTTACCGCTCAACGATTTCTACGTCTCCTACCGGAACAAGGCGGAGATCTTTGGAACCGTGCGCGTACGCGAAGGAAGTGTGGCGGCGCTGGGCCGCGCCCTGGAGATCCAAAAGAACAGCGAGGTGCGCTTCGGAGGCCCGCCGCTGGCGCCCTACCTGAACATCACCGCCGAGCACAACAATGAGCGCGAGAACGTGAAGGTCTTCATCCACGTGCGCGGCCAGGGCAAGGACTTCACCATCGAGCCCACCAGCGAGCCGCCCATGTCGGAGACGGAGATCTACACGCTCTTGGCCACGGGCCGCAGCACGCTGGAGCGCAACTCGGGCGCGTCCATGTCGGCGGGCGCTCAAGCCGCCTCGGTGGTGGGCTCGCTGGTGGCCTCGCAGGCCAAGAAGGCGCTGTCGGCCGAGCTGCCCCTGGACGTCTTCTCCGTCGAGGCCGGCGACAGCGGCGGCCTCCAGGGCACCCGCCTGGAGGTCGGCAAGTACATCTCGGACAAGATCTACGTGGGCTACACCGGCCGCGTGGGCGAGGTGGCCAACGAGCGCGAGAACTCCAACGCCGTCCGCTTCGAGTACCAGTTCAACCCGAGCTGGAGCCTGGAGGCCAACTACGGCGACGCCCGCTCGGGTGGACTGGATCTCATCTGGAGCAAGGACTACTGACGGGCCTTACAGCGCGTACATCTCGAAGCACGAGCCCGCGGGCCCGGCGCCGGAGACGGGCGCGCTGGAGGCGGGCAGCCACGCCCCTTCCGCGGCGCACTGCTGCCAGGTGCTGTTGCTCGCGGACTGCACACAGGTGCGCATGGCCACGGAGCGGCCCAGCGTGGACGAGGCGCAGTACGGGTACGAGGCGCTGCAATTCGAGGGCTTCGCCGGGGTGCCGTCCGTGAAGACGCCCGAGAGGCACTGCCGCCAGAGCGCGTCCGAGGAGCTCTGCACGCACGCGCGCTCGGCGACATTGGCGTCCACCGTGCCCGAGTAGCAGGTGGCCCCCGCGCCGGTGCCCCACGCATACTCGCCCTTGAAGCGGTTGAAGATGCTGGCCACCAGCGACGAGCCGCCCACCGTCGTCTTGCCACACTGGAGCGCGTAGGCGCCCACCCAGGGGGTGTACGTGTAGAGCGCCGCGGTGGCCTTGTTGACCGGCTTCACCGAGCACGGATCCGACGTCTGCTTGGTGAGCCCGACCTTCCATCCGGAGACGGTGGTCCGCCCCGCGTCCAGATCATTGAAGTAGCCCCGGATCTTCTTGGCCGAGCACTCCACCTGGTTGCCGAAGCCCGCGTAGGAGATGTCACACCCGCTGCTGTCCGGACAGCCACAGCCGGTGGCCTTGGCCAGGTTGGTGGAGGTGCCGCTGGTGATGAGGCTCGACTCGGTCTGGATGCGCGCCAGCATGTAGAGCGGGCTGATGCCGTAGGCACCCGAGCGCTCGACGATGAGCGCGGAGGCCTTCTTGCCCCAGGTGGGATCCGTGTAGTTGGCCAGATAGCTGCCCTTCTGCTGAAGGAACTGCTGCACCTGCGCGGTGGTGATCCACTGCCCACCGGAGATGTCCGCGTCCTCGAGCAACCGATGCATGTCGTACTTCGTGGTGGCCTCCATCAACACCTGGCCGGTCAGCTCATCCACCACCGGCTCTTCACTGGAGCCACAGCCCACCGCGAGCAGCACGGGCATCACAAGCACGCAAGCACGAAGCTTCATCACGATCTCTCCTGGCAAGCGCGAGCGACGGGTGCTCGCGGCGGAAAGTTCGAGTCTTAAAGGGATTCACATGTTTCAAACAATCCTTTTCTTTCGACTTTGGCGGATAGTTTTCTTCACGGTGTACTCAGTCGAGGTGCGCAAAGATCCACCTCGGTCCCTCCGCATGAGCCGCTGGTGAGCACGGTATGATTTGCGCCCCTTCAGGAGGTTTGTTTCATGCGATTCGGGAAGACTTTTTCGTCTCATGCGCTTCTCGTGGCTGCAGTGCTGTCTTTGACCGCGTGCTCTGACGATGGCGAGGGCGATGGGGACGGAGGAGGAGGTGGTGGCGGCGGCGGCGGTGACGTGGGCATCGGCAAGGATCCCAAGGATGGAAGGGTCAGCGCCTATGAGACCGAGGGCGATGGCAGTTGCAGCTTCGGCCCTCCCGTGGGCTCGAAATTCGTGGCAGCCCTCAGCTCCTCCGAGTTCTTGGGATCCGCGGTGTGCGGCGCCTGTGCCGAGGTGAGTGGCCCCAATGGCAAGGTGGTGGCCCGCGTGGTCGACATCTGCACTGCCTGCGAGCCTGATCAGATGTTGATCAGCCAGGAGGCCTTCGCGAAGGTGGCTTCAGGTGTCGACGTGAGGATGAGCTGGAGGTTGGTGGCCTGCCAGGTGGAAGGCCCCATCAGCTATCACATCAAGGATGGCAGCGGCCCCTACTCCTATTTCGCGCTCCAGGTCCGCAACCACAAGGTGCCCATCAAGTCCCTGGAAGTGATGCGGGGCTCGAACTGGGAAACCCTCACGCGCGAGAACTACAACTACTTTGTCGGCAATGCGCTGGGATTCCCCCCGCTCCAGGTCCGCGTCACGGCCACCACGGGCGAAGTGCTGGAAGACACCCTGAACTCCATCGACGGCGATGTGCTTCAGCCCGGCAAAGCCCAATTCAAGTAGGGCTTCTTGAGGTGACATGAGCAGGGGCGCCTTCCTTGAGGGCGCCCCTGTTTCATTACGGGCGTCCGCCGCCGTTGGGCTCCCTGCGGCCACCCTGGCCGCCGGGGCCGCCTCCACCGCCCTGACGCGACTGGCGCCACTCGTCGCGCCGCGTCTCCAGGTACTTCTTCTGCTGATCCGCGCCGAGGAGCTTCTGCATCTCCTCGTCCGTCTGCTTGCGCGCCTCGCGCAACTCGCGCTGCATGTCTCGGGGCTGCTTGGAGCCCGCGCGCACCTCCTCGATGAGGTTCTTGCGGCGGGAATCCTCGTCCTCCAGCCGCCGCATGAGCTGCTGTTCCTGGCTGGAGTTCAGCCCTGCCTCGGAGACGAACTTCTTCCAGTTCCCAGAGCGGTCGAGCTGCACCTGGGACATCGCCTGCACCCAGCGCTGCTCCTGCTCCTGGCGCCGGGCCTCCCGCATCTCGCCCTGCACCGAGGTCATCATCTCCTTGAGGAACTCCCGCCCGCCCTCGGAGTTCAGCGCCTCGCCCGCCATCAAGCCGCGGATCTCGTCCTTGAGCTGATCCACCTCCGCGGCGAGCGCGGGCGAGTCAGCCTGACCCGGCGCACCCGCCGCGGGGCGCCGCTCGGCCTCCCGCAGCCGCTGAGAGAGCAGTTGCACGGTGCCCTCCAAGGCCTGAACCCGCTTCTCGAGCGCCTGGACGTCCTGGGCCGCAGCCCCCGAGGAATCTCCTCCAGAGGGGGGGGGCACGACGATGGGCTCGGGAGAACTCGCCAGCGCCACCACGAGCGCCAGGGCGGACAGGCCAAGGGAAGAGAATCCAAGGAAGCGGTTCATCATGGTCTCACGGACGGAGAAAGCTCCCAGTCTATTCCACCTGGGCCGCTGCCTCAGAAAAGCCGAGAGTAGGCCGGGGCGAGCCCCCTCTGGGGAGTCCACCGGTGCCCATTTTCGGGCAGCCAGAGCACATGGAACGTGCTCGCCTGCCCCTCGTAGCGCACGGTGTGCGCCCCTCGCCCCAAGGTGAACTCAGGGGCCGTGACGGGGGCGCCATCGATGAACAAGGTGCCCAGCTCCAGCGCGCTCGCCGGTTCGATGAAGTACGTGTCCGCACGCACGGCGAGGAAGCGAGCCTCGGCGAGGCCTCCGGAAGGCACGTCGTACCGCTGGCCCCACAGGGAGATGTCCCCGTCGAACGGCTGGTAGTGCTCGTCCAAGAAGCGTCTCAGCGCGAGCGGGAGCCCCTTCTTGCGCAGATCCTCCAGGAGCAGCACGCACCCCTGGGCCCGCAGCGCCTCGGGCACCTCGCGCGCGAGCGTCCCGGCGATGGCGCCGCGCAGATAGGCATCCGTATAGAAGTAGAAGTGCGCGTGCGGGCGGCTCACGAAGCCTCCCGAGTTGTCATAGGCTACGTCTCCCGGCGCGGTGAGCGTGTCGATGAGGGACAGCACCTCGCGCTGGCGCGTGTTGGGGTCCTGGGCCAGGCGCCGCTCCAGCCGTCCCCACTCCACCCCGAGCAGCGCGAACACCGCCAAGACCCCTACCGCTTTGCTGGCAGGCGCCTTCAACAGTTCCAAGCCCACCGGCACGCCTCGGGCGGCGAAGACGGCCAGGAGCCCGAGGAACGGCAACAGGCTGTAGGGAAAGGGGGCTCGCTGAAGCGCGTAGGCGCCCCACGTGGCGGGCAACGCCAGCAGGAGCAGAAGGTCCGGCGCGCTCCACCGGGAGGGGCCCAGGTGCCACCACCCTCGCACCGTGGCGGCCAGCCCGAGCCCCGCCAGGGTGAAGAGCCAGGGATGCTGCGTCCAGACAGGCTCCAGGTACACGCGCCAGGAGAACCCGGGGTAGTGGCGCTGGTGCTCCACCGCCCAGGCAAAGCACCAATGCCACACCTCGGCCCAGGACCCCGTCACCGTGAGGTAGGCCGCGATGAGGGCGAGCACCGCGCCCATCCCCGCGAGAAAGGCCTGCGGCGAGGCGAGAAGCGCGGGGCGCTGGCCTCGCCGCGCCAGGAGATCTCCCGCGAGCGCCACCCCGAGGATGCCTCCGTAGAAGAGGACTTTCTGCGAGCCCCACACGGCGGCCACCAGCAACGCCCCCGCCCCGAACGCCCGTGCGGAGGAGCCCTGCCTCCCGGAGAGCAAGGCGAGGGCGCCCAGGAAGAGGGCGAAGGCGAGCGGATCCGGACGGATCTCCGTGGCGAGCGTGACGAAGGGCGGCGTGGCCAGCAACACCACGGGCGCCAGGAGCATGGCCGCGAGCCCCTGCCGCCGGTTGAGGCTCGCGGCGGCCACACAGGTCCCCGCGAGCGGAACGAGCATGGCGGCCCGCAGCGCCAGGATGCTCAGCGGTGTGTCTCCCGAGAACCAGAACACGGGCGCGAGCACCTGGTAGACGAGGGGCAGGTGGACCTCGAAGAAGTCGCGATACGGCACCTGGCCCTTCGCCACGAGCCACGCGGCGTGGGCGTACTGGAACTCATCGATGCTGAAGGACTTGAACAGCGCCAGGCGCGCCGCCTGGACACCCAAGCCGATCAGCGCGCCTCCGAGGCCCAGGAGCGCGGCGAGCCGCGCCCCGGCCGGAGTCACCGTCATGGGTGGAGCTTCTCATGCCGGGCGAGCATCTCCACGAAGAGGGCGATGCGCCGGGCGCGGGTCTCGGCCTTCTTCACGGTCTGGAGCCGGAAGTACAAGGCGTAACGGTTGGCCGCGTTCAGGGTCTCGAAGAAGGCCTGGGCCCGGGGATTCGCCCGGAGGGCCGCCAGGAAATCCTCGGCGGCCTCCGCGCGGCTGGGCGAGTCATAGGCGGCCTCCCAGCGGCCCTCGCGCTTGGCCCGCTCCACCGCCGCGAGCCCCGTGGGCTTCATCTCCCCCGCCGCGATGAGGGCCAGCGCCTTCTCCCGGTTGATCTTCGACCACAGGCTGCGAGGCCCCCGGGGGGTGAACTTCTGGAGAAAGGCAGCCTCGTCGTGGGCCCGCCGCTGTCCGTCGATCCATCCCCAGGCGAGCGCCACCTCCAGCGCTTCCGCGTAGGTGACCGATGCGATGCCAGAGCCCTTCTTGGCGAGCTTCAGCCACACCCCCTTCGACGAGGCGTGGTGCGTGTCGAGCCAGGCCGCCCAGGCACGCGGCTGCGCGAAGGCCATGACCGGCAGTTCCCCCACGGGCGGCTTCACCGTCTTCTTCTTGGCTCCCATCAGCGTCCCCACCTCTTGCGCGCCCGGGCACGGGCGGCCTCCAGCGCCGAGTCCACGCCCCCCTCGGGCTTCTGAGCCTCTGGAGCCTCCGCCGGCTTCGGCGAAGCGGGAGCGGCAGGCGCCTGAGCGGGCACTTCTCTCGCGGGCAAGGCGACACTCGTTCTGGCGGGACTCATCCCTGCGAGGACGGGCTTGCGCAGGCGAGGGCTGGAGAAGAAGCGGCGCACCCCCACCTCCGTCAGCAGCACCAGCACCGCGAACCCCACCAGCCAGGGCGCCAGCGCCACGCGGCCCTCGGACACGGGCGCATCGGCGAACAGGCCCACCAGGGACAGCCGCTCCACCCCGCCGCCCGCCTTCGCCACCGAGCGCAGCAGTTCCAGTCCCTCCGCCGCGCTGCCCGGCTCGAACTCCGGCGCATAGGGAAACGCCACGGGCGGCGCCCGCAGCGCCCGCGAGCCCAGCTTCACCACCGGGTGCCACGTTCCTCGGCCCGGCAGCGTGTACTCCCCCACCAGACGGTCCTCGTCCTCCCACCGCATCTGCACTTCCACGGGGGCGCCGCCTCCCTCTCCCGGCAGCACCACCAGCGAGGGAAGTACCGTGGGCATCGGCTCCCCGGGCGTCAGATCCAGCGTCACCCGCAACAGGTTGCCCCGGCGCTCGGCCCGCACCACCGCCGCATCCCGTGGCCCACTGCCTTCCTGCATGGACCAGCGCACCATGCCTTCCAGCGTCGCGCGCAGGCCTGCCCACTCCCGCAGCTCGCCGGTGAAGGGCCCATCCACCTCCGCCATGAAGGCCACCGCGCGCCCCATGCCCCGGGGCCACAGCGCCAGCAGGGGCGCGGCGTTCTCATCCAGCGTGCGCATCGCGACGCTCGCCTGGGGCTTGAGGTACGTGAGGTTGTAGCCTCCCACCTGCGGCAGCCCCAGCGCGGGCAGCCGTCCCAGCAGCGGCAGGTCCGGCGCCGCCTCCAGCGAGGTGGGCACGTCCACGAAGGCCGCGCGCGCCACGGTGATCGTCTCCTGGCTGAAGATGCGCGGCAGGCTCAGCGCGTCATCCGCGAAGTAGACGCGGCCCCCGCCCAGTTGGGCCACCTCCCGCAGCAGGTCCGCGTCCGAGTCCTTCGGCGTGCCCAGGCCGATGACCGACACCGTCACGTTCTCCCGCCTCAG encodes the following:
- a CDS encoding translocation/assembly module TamB domain-containing protein, whose product is MTEASPSSPRPSSKPPHAPWRRWVRRGVWGVFGLVAVVLLLVAGVLVYATSSTGEGWLLQKGLSLANGQLAGKVEAGSVDLSLNGATLRDVKLYTPEGELVAEAALVDARLALLPLVGQHVVLRSALLEKPRLYLVQDERGLNLMRAVAPREPKPEEPDTGRGSLRLSVKDFKLEDGYVDFQAESEESPRHVRLEDFDVSGAASYAAATVAFDARLEATGGLTLPVSGPVKLSLRGQGEEENLSADVSLTVAGLEAVARGGMRGMSEVWAEIQRLSLTPDTARAVVPTWPLLVPVSLEGNGQKQGDVARTSLDVRAGTAKVDLDGSFNLVTMRTDGVSLKAQDINLQELVENGPPTSIVANLSARGGGTSLETLDGDVELTVSPSKFREQPLGPVDLRASAKDGHYTLSRLRVLVPGASLDARGQGTAENIQLKGSLSASDLAVLGQTVGKLGPGPALPLAGSGVLDFQVKGPLRTPGVSASGTFSSLAYADTVLKDLNLKASLPDATKPLSVDASVVVGEMSAGGRTFQNLAATVVTQDRALQANVSTQGQVELSLTLTGTVDENQEGLAVSAMTLAYPEATWRLQRPTHVGFGGGRIEVKPTLTLAAENQRLAVQLVKVGERVDAQVDVGELDLSKLPKAFVPESLGLGGMLSAQVSAKGALSRPDATFSLSLADGRFQQYTGLGLELKGTYVKDTAQGTLSAQVPAAQLSANFKVPVQAVLKRRKDELNLRVELSRLDVAEVMKLLNRPEPLKGQLSGLLEVTGPARDPRLAFTLRGQGLEANEMLPGRRPLDPLGFELRASSDASDGTLDVRLDMSGLGKEAYVTLATPFTLGQLIAKPPTADEVMRTVVGLEAQLNEVPVRLLARVAGFRGRGTDGTLSLKLALNGSVLVPQGKLELITQGATFSGIPPLDAHLTVLGEGKDTRLELTAKQLQGSELRPLMDLSAIVSAPLGALQDPDVIGWVPFQLKGRVHPTPLSHLPGLAKADSSQKNADGTPKEESYEGLQGILSLELNAAGTPAAPKLDLTVGLQELGVNKPGVNKPDEKKLPLGQARFHYAYANARSQVDALITAPAGGTLLVEANVPLDLSLNAMKQTLDVSTVPLDVTLRARGFDLAFLSGAHDMIRTLGGVLEADASIAGKVGAPTLKGNVNWKNGQLGLAGFGSYRDIEVALEVSEEQLQLKELFARAGSGELKLTADAKATRGVFELTGKARLKDFPIVSDDQLLAIVTLDSTLAGRLSAQSVNIQNLSITKADIELPEIKRKDLQPLEKPGDIVLVRNGLLVNKRRKPAAASTPPGTGGTGNAGTEQENVPEEEEPTVQRIYEVHVRAPNNNLRVHGTDLNVTVGLPLNDFYVSYRNKAEIFGTVRVREGSVAALGRALEIQKNSEVRFGGPPLAPYLNITAEHNNERENVKVFIHVRGQGKDFTIEPTSEPPMSETEIYTLLATGRSTLERNSGASMSAGAQAASVVGSLVASQAKKALSAELPLDVFSVEAGDSGGLQGTRLEVGKYISDKIYVGYTGRVGEVANERENSNAVRFEYQFNPSWSLEANYGDARSGGLDLIWSKDY
- a CDS encoding YdeI/OmpD-associated family protein — protein: MGAKKKTVKPPVGELPVMAFAQPRAWAAWLDTHHASSKGVWLKLAKKGSGIASVTYAEALEVALAWGWIDGQRRAHDEAAFLQKFTPRGPRSLWSKINREKALALIAAGEMKPTGLAAVERAKREGRWEAAYDSPSRAEAAEDFLAALRANPRAQAFFETLNAANRYALYFRLQTVKKAETRARRIALFVEMLARHEKLHP
- a CDS encoding expansin EXLX1 family cellulose-binding protein, giving the protein MRFGKTFSSHALLVAAVLSLTACSDDGEGDGDGGGGGGGGGGDVGIGKDPKDGRVSAYETEGDGSCSFGPPVGSKFVAALSSSEFLGSAVCGACAEVSGPNGKVVARVVDICTACEPDQMLISQEAFAKVASGVDVRMSWRLVACQVEGPISYHIKDGSGPYSYFALQVRNHKVPIKSLEVMRGSNWETLTRENYNYFVGNALGFPPLQVRVTATTGEVLEDTLNSIDGDVLQPGKAQFK